In Nitratiruptor sp. YY09-18, a single window of DNA contains:
- a CDS encoding class 1 fructose-bisphosphatase: protein MTEIIEAIKRSAIKISKAIVDEEFGYEGSVNSSGEEQLKLDVLSDKIIEEELSTASSVKAIASEEKSEETLIHENGKYLVAYDPLDGSSLVDVNLSVGSIFGIYENGWSGKNLVASAYVVYGPRVELVVATIKAERFILRNGKFEFLQELQLLQKGKLNAPGATQKYWYPHHKALVESLFAEGYRLRYSGGMVPDLHQILVKGGGLFSYPGTKDKPRGKLRKLFEVFPFANIYEKAGGRAINDAGERLLDLSCSELHETTPCFFGSHYEIKKVREYYAKSKTA, encoded by the coding sequence ATGACAGAGATTATTGAAGCTATTAAAAGAAGTGCCATTAAAATTAGCAAAGCAATCGTAGATGAAGAGTTTGGATATGAAGGAAGCGTAAATAGCTCAGGCGAAGAGCAGCTCAAACTCGATGTACTCAGTGACAAAATCATTGAAGAAGAGCTAAGCACTGCTTCTTCAGTCAAAGCAATTGCTAGTGAAGAGAAGAGTGAAGAGACTCTCATCCATGAAAATGGTAAATACCTTGTAGCGTATGACCCGCTGGATGGAAGCAGCCTCGTAGATGTAAACTTAAGTGTCGGATCTATATTTGGTATCTACGAAAATGGCTGGAGTGGGAAAAATCTCGTGGCCTCTGCGTATGTAGTATATGGACCTCGCGTAGAGCTTGTAGTAGCAACAATTAAGGCAGAGCGATTTATTTTGCGCAATGGAAAATTTGAATTTTTACAAGAGCTCCAACTTTTGCAAAAAGGGAAACTCAATGCCCCAGGGGCTACGCAAAAGTATTGGTACCCCCATCATAAAGCTCTTGTAGAATCACTCTTTGCCGAAGGTTATCGCTTGCGCTATTCAGGGGGGATGGTGCCAGATCTGCATCAGATTTTGGTCAAAGGTGGAGGGCTTTTTAGCTATCCAGGTACGAAGGATAAGCCGCGAGGAAAGCTTCGCAAACTCTTTGAAGTTTTTCCCTTTGCAAATATCTATGAAAAAGCAGGTGGCCGAGCGATTAATGATGCAGGAGAGCGTCTTTTGGATCTTTCATGCTCTGAGCTGCATGAGACAACACCATGCTTCTTTGGATCACACTACGAAATAAAAAAGGTAAGAGAGTACTATGCCAAATCAAAAACAGCTTGA